A stretch of Faecalibacterium duncaniae DNA encodes these proteins:
- a CDS encoding RsmB/NOP family class I SAM-dependent RNA methyltransferase has product MPTEYFERRERALLGDRFDALYAAPQETAARGVTVSALRAAPEQFAAQADFPVEPSPFCKAGFVVQDPAFKPGRHPYHHAGVFYSQEPSASSAAPLLGVRPGMRVLDTCAAPGGKSSQLAAALGGQGLLVSNEFVAARAEVLRSNLERMGVPNAVVLNEDTGRIAAALPEFFDRVLVDAPCSGEGMFRKEAVAVTQHCEALVKQCAALGAQILDNAAACLAPGGEMIYSTCTFAPEEDEGQVAAFLQRHPEFTLADVFGNVDYSFGSPGEANRTGGLPLDVSKVRRIWPCQGGEGHFIARLVKAGTPRALPAPGTYTAEEELWLAAAAEQSKKQKGSKGGKPAKAPDARSARRESSRALREAVQGRSARSRDAGTGEATPAQSLAAWQEFARQYFPALADRPAVVHGGSVLLPVPFPQTGLHVLRAGVFVGSVQKGRFVPEHHLFTAFGALCTNREALTLADPRVTEYLSGREIAADTAADGWCCVTVDGCPMGGGKVSGGRVKNHYPKALRLL; this is encoded by the coding sequence ATGCCTACGGAATATTTTGAGCGCCGGGAGCGCGCTCTGCTGGGCGACCGGTTCGATGCTCTCTATGCCGCCCCGCAGGAGACTGCTGCCCGGGGCGTGACGGTCTCGGCCCTGCGTGCTGCGCCGGAGCAGTTTGCCGCGCAGGCAGATTTTCCGGTGGAGCCCTCGCCCTTCTGCAAGGCGGGCTTTGTGGTGCAGGACCCCGCCTTCAAGCCCGGGCGGCACCCCTACCACCATGCGGGCGTGTTCTACTCGCAGGAGCCTTCCGCTTCCAGTGCCGCGCCCCTGCTGGGGGTCCGGCCCGGGATGCGGGTGCTGGATACCTGCGCGGCCCCCGGCGGCAAGAGCAGCCAGCTGGCGGCAGCGCTGGGCGGGCAGGGGCTGCTGGTGAGCAACGAGTTCGTTGCCGCCCGCGCCGAGGTGCTCCGGAGCAATCTGGAGCGGATGGGCGTGCCCAACGCCGTGGTGCTGAACGAGGACACCGGCCGCATTGCCGCTGCTCTGCCGGAGTTTTTTGACCGTGTTCTCGTGGATGCGCCCTGCTCCGGCGAGGGGATGTTCCGCAAGGAAGCCGTGGCTGTGACCCAGCATTGTGAAGCGCTGGTAAAGCAGTGCGCCGCACTGGGGGCACAGATCCTGGACAACGCAGCGGCCTGCCTGGCCCCCGGCGGCGAGATGATCTACTCCACCTGCACCTTTGCCCCGGAAGAGGACGAGGGACAGGTGGCGGCGTTTTTGCAGCGCCACCCGGAGTTCACGCTGGCCGATGTGTTCGGCAATGTGGATTACAGCTTTGGCAGCCCGGGTGAGGCAAACCGCACCGGCGGCCTGCCGCTGGATGTGAGCAAAGTGCGCCGGATCTGGCCCTGTCAGGGCGGCGAGGGGCATTTTATTGCCCGTCTGGTCAAGGCTGGCACGCCGCGGGCGCTGCCTGCCCCCGGAACCTATACGGCAGAGGAAGAGCTCTGGCTGGCTGCTGCCGCAGAGCAGAGCAAAAAGCAGAAGGGAAGCAAGGGCGGCAAGCCTGCCAAGGCCCCGGATGCCCGCAGTGCCCGCCGGGAGAGCAGCCGTGCCCTGCGGGAGGCGGTGCAGGGCCGCAGCGCCCGCAGCCGGGATGCCGGGACAGGGGAGGCCACCCCGGCCCAGAGCCTTGCTGCATGGCAGGAGTTTGCCCGGCAGTATTTCCCGGCGCTGGCGGACCGCCCTGCCGTGGTGCATGGCGGCAGCGTTCTGCTGCCCGTGCCCTTCCCGCAGACGGGACTGCATGTCCTGCGGGCGGGGGTGTTCGTGGGCAGCGTGCAGAAGGGCCGTTTTGTGCCGGAGCACCACCTGTTCACGGCATTCGGCGCGCTCTGCACCAACCGTGAAGCACTGACTCTTGCCGACCCGCGGGTAACGGAGTACCTTTCCGGCCGTGAGATCGCCGCGGACACTGCCGCCGATGGCTGGTGCTGCGTGACCGTGGATGGCTGCCCCATGGGCGGCGGCAAGGTGTCGGGCGGACGGGTCAAAAACCATTACCCCAAGGCCCTGCGGTTGCTGTAA
- the lgt gene encoding prolipoprotein diacylglyceryl transferase, translating into MTNLVQFPGLGLSFELDRVAFSIGGMNIYWYGVCIAVGMCLALVFAFRHSVEFGVDADAMVDVILIGVVMGILCARLYYVALSPYQYHSLKDVLAIRDGGLAIYGGVIGAFLFGGLACKWRKVPMLPMFDLAAMGFLIGQGCGRWGNFFNQEAFGCNTTLPWGMYSQATHDYLTSSVVTVPKGVTIDPNLPVHPTFLYESIWCFVGLFLLVRYIKKRRFAGDIALRYLIWYGAGRFWIEALRTDSLLLVPSIGLRVSQLVAGVAVVGGVIAEILLTRKFRDKPLMVELPLNSENRARMKKLDGPTTFAGTDAALPASASRAEFVEKTAAWNETVKEALDRREHPEKNEKNPE; encoded by the coding sequence ATGACGAATCTGGTGCAGTTTCCGGGGCTGGGGCTGAGCTTTGAGCTTGACCGTGTGGCCTTTTCCATCGGAGGCATGAACATTTACTGGTACGGTGTCTGCATTGCCGTGGGCATGTGCCTGGCGCTGGTGTTCGCCTTCCGGCACAGTGTGGAGTTTGGTGTGGATGCCGATGCCATGGTGGATGTCATCCTCATCGGCGTGGTCATGGGCATTCTGTGTGCCCGGCTCTACTATGTGGCCCTTTCGCCCTATCAGTACCACAGCCTGAAAGATGTGCTGGCCATCCGGGATGGCGGTCTTGCCATTTATGGCGGCGTCATCGGGGCCTTTCTGTTCGGAGGTCTGGCCTGCAAGTGGCGGAAGGTCCCCATGCTGCCCATGTTTGATCTGGCGGCCATGGGCTTCCTCATCGGGCAGGGCTGCGGCCGCTGGGGCAACTTTTTCAATCAGGAGGCCTTTGGCTGCAACACCACCCTGCCCTGGGGCATGTACAGCCAGGCGACCCACGATTACCTGACGAGCAGCGTGGTCACGGTGCCCAAAGGTGTGACCATCGACCCGAACCTGCCGGTGCATCCCACCTTTTTATATGAGAGCATCTGGTGCTTTGTGGGTCTGTTCTTGCTGGTGCGCTACATCAAAAAGCGCAGGTTTGCAGGGGATATCGCCCTGCGGTACCTCATCTGGTACGGTGCGGGCCGCTTCTGGATCGAAGCCCTCCGCACCGACAGCCTGCTGCTGGTGCCAAGCATCGGCCTGCGGGTGTCCCAGCTGGTGGCTGGCGTTGCCGTTGTGGGCGGCGTGATCGCCGAGATCCTCCTGACAAGGAAGTTCAGGGACAAGCCCCTGATGGTAGAGCTGCCTCTGAACAGCGAGAACCGGGCACGGATGAAAAAGCTGGACGGCCCCACCACTTTTGCGGGGACGGACGCTGCTCTGCCGGCCTCTGCATCCCGCGCGGAGTTCGTTGAGAAAACGGCAGCGTGGAATGAAACCGTAAAGGAAGCGCTGGACCGGCGCGAACACCCGGAAAAGAACGAAAAAAATCCGGAGTAA
- the obgE gene encoding GTPase ObgE, whose amino-acid sequence MAAQTNFIDIATIWLHAGKGGDGAVSFHREKFVAAGGPDGGDGGRGGDIIFVVDDHLSTLMDFRYKRKYTAPEGGKGGASLCHGKNAENLIIKVPLGTVIKDAESGLVIADLSDHTPVTIAKGGRGGYGNAHFATPTRQIPKFAKPGMPGEDIQVTLELKLIADVGLIGFPNVGKSTLISTISAAKPKIANYHFTTLVPTLGVVSVGEGAGFVCADIPGLIEGASEGVGLGHDFLRHVERCRLLLHVVDVSGSECREPVEDFEKINEELAKFSPELAQRPQIVVGNKCDLATEEQIESFRSYVEGKGLTFVPISAATMQGVRELPGLVYNRLKDIPPVPVFTPEYKKPEPKANDRAYTIQRLEAHVWSIDAPWLEYILAGSNVDDYESLQYFQRQLDESGILTELVEKGVQENDTILIGEYQFDYIF is encoded by the coding sequence ATGGCAGCACAAACCAATTTTATCGATATCGCCACCATCTGGCTCCATGCGGGCAAGGGCGGCGATGGCGCAGTGAGCTTCCATCGTGAGAAGTTCGTGGCCGCTGGCGGCCCGGACGGCGGTGATGGCGGCCGCGGCGGTGACATCATCTTTGTGGTGGATGATCATCTTTCCACCCTGATGGACTTCCGCTACAAGCGCAAGTACACTGCCCCCGAGGGCGGCAAGGGCGGCGCAAGCCTCTGCCACGGCAAGAATGCCGAAAACCTCATCATCAAGGTGCCGCTGGGCACCGTGATCAAGGACGCGGAGAGCGGGCTGGTCATCGCGGACCTGTCCGACCACACCCCCGTCACCATCGCAAAGGGCGGCCGCGGCGGCTATGGCAACGCACATTTTGCAACGCCTACCCGCCAGATCCCCAAGTTTGCCAAGCCCGGTATGCCCGGCGAGGACATCCAGGTGACGCTGGAGCTGAAGCTGATTGCTGATGTGGGCCTGATCGGCTTCCCCAATGTGGGCAAGTCTACCCTCATCTCTACCATCAGCGCGGCCAAGCCCAAGATCGCGAACTATCACTTCACCACGCTGGTGCCCACCCTGGGTGTCGTGTCGGTGGGTGAGGGTGCCGGCTTTGTCTGCGCCGACATCCCCGGCCTGATCGAGGGTGCCAGCGAGGGTGTCGGTCTGGGCCACGACTTCCTGCGCCATGTGGAGCGCTGCCGCCTGCTGCTGCATGTGGTGGATGTCTCCGGCAGCGAGTGCCGTGAGCCGGTGGAGGACTTTGAAAAGATCAACGAGGAGCTGGCAAAGTTCAGCCCCGAGCTGGCACAGCGCCCCCAGATCGTGGTGGGCAACAAGTGCGACCTGGCCACCGAGGAGCAGATCGAGAGCTTCCGCAGCTATGTGGAGGGCAAGGGCCTGACCTTTGTGCCCATCTCTGCCGCCACCATGCAGGGCGTGCGGGAGCTGCCGGGCCTGGTCTACAACCGCCTGAAGGATATCCCGCCGGTGCCCGTGTTCACCCCCGAGTACAAGAAGCCCGAGCCCAAGGCCAACGACCGTGCTTATACCATCCAGCGGCTGGAGGCCCATGTGTGGAGCATCGACGCGCCCTGGCTGGAGTATATCCTGGCCGGCAGCAATGTGGATGACTACGAGAGCCTGCAGTATTTCCAGCGTCAACTGGACGAGAGCGGCATCCTGACCGAACTGGTGGAAAAGGGCGTGCAGGAGAACGACACCATCCTCATTGGTGAATATCAGTTCGATTATATCTTCTAA
- a CDS encoding M16 family metallopeptidase has translation MRRTEIAPGVHLSWDPAQKFNRCRISIHFAFPARRETATAHALLPLLMERGYADCPDMTQMTKKLARLYGADLTVDARPLGANHNLCVSVTGIKDRFALEGEALTREYAALALGTAFHPYFVGGVFDPEAVAIEKQMLKKALEDEINEKRIYCQRQANREFFGSSPAGIRQEGYLDEVDGLTPETLTEAYREMLRTASIELLVLGCGEAETEQVKQALLEELSHIGRAPLPLCENLAMPRQDAVRRVECFDTVQAKLCMLFTLGVPMRPDQMAAVRLAMALYGGSVTSRLFLNVRERDHLCYYCSSSFQSFTGSMAVNSGVEHADAARAEKAILKELDDLRSGPITAEELEDCRRSLLSGMAGIEDTLGGIETWYYMEVLRGGPVQTPDDARAALQAVTEEDVRTVLRQLTLSVSYLLTREEESAHA, from the coding sequence TTGAGACGAACCGAGATCGCGCCCGGGGTCCATCTTTCCTGGGACCCGGCGCAGAAATTCAACCGCTGCCGGATCAGCATCCACTTTGCGTTTCCGGCACGGCGGGAGACGGCAACCGCCCACGCCCTGCTGCCTCTGTTGATGGAGCGGGGCTATGCGGATTGCCCGGATATGACCCAGATGACCAAAAAGCTTGCCCGGCTGTACGGCGCGGACCTGACCGTGGATGCCCGCCCGCTGGGTGCAAACCACAACCTCTGCGTCAGTGTGACCGGCATCAAGGACCGCTTTGCACTGGAGGGCGAGGCCCTGACTCGGGAGTATGCCGCGTTGGCGCTGGGCACGGCGTTCCATCCCTATTTTGTGGGCGGTGTGTTTGACCCGGAGGCGGTCGCCATCGAAAAGCAGATGCTGAAAAAGGCGCTGGAGGATGAGATCAACGAAAAGCGCATCTACTGCCAGCGGCAGGCCAACCGGGAGTTCTTTGGGAGCAGCCCCGCCGGCATCCGGCAGGAGGGCTATCTGGACGAGGTGGACGGTCTGACCCCGGAGACGCTGACAGAGGCTTATCGTGAGATGCTCCGCACCGCCAGCATTGAGCTGCTGGTGCTGGGCTGCGGGGAAGCGGAGACCGAGCAGGTGAAGCAGGCCCTGCTGGAAGAGCTTTCCCACATCGGGCGGGCCCCGCTGCCATTGTGCGAGAACCTTGCCATGCCCCGGCAGGATGCCGTGCGCAGGGTAGAGTGCTTTGATACGGTGCAGGCCAAGCTCTGCATGCTGTTCACGCTGGGCGTGCCCATGCGCCCCGACCAGATGGCGGCGGTGCGGCTTGCCATGGCGCTGTATGGCGGCAGTGTGACCAGCCGCCTGTTCCTGAACGTGCGGGAACGGGATCATCTGTGCTATTACTGCTCGTCCAGCTTCCAGAGCTTTACCGGGAGCATGGCTGTGAACAGCGGCGTGGAGCACGCCGACGCGGCCCGGGCCGAAAAAGCGATCCTGAAGGAGCTGGATGACCTGCGCAGCGGCCCCATCACGGCTGAGGAACTTGAGGACTGCCGCCGCTCCCTGCTGAGCGGGATGGCGGGTATTGAGGATACGCTGGGCGGCATTGAGACCTGGTATTACATGGAGGTGCTGCGGGGCGGCCCGGTGCAGACCCCGGACGATGCCCGCGCGGCCCTGCAGGCTGTGACCGAGGAGGATGTCCGCACCGTTCTGCGGCAGCTGACCCTTTCAGTCAGCTATCTTCTGACCCGAGAGGAGGAGAGCGCCCATGCCTGA
- a CDS encoding type II toxin-antitoxin system RelE/ParE family toxin, with the protein MAKIEILESAQRELEAIAELHMNLVGPNSARKITDRILDSLSRLERFPLSGSLPRDAELLKSGYRYVIAGQYLCVYRLIVDTVFVYHIVHGASNYPVLFKRLLQEELKRED; encoded by the coding sequence GTGGCTAAGATCGAAATTCTGGAGTCGGCACAGCGGGAACTGGAAGCGATCGCAGAGCTTCACATGAATCTGGTAGGGCCGAATTCTGCCCGAAAAATCACGGATCGGATCTTGGATTCTCTTTCGCGGTTGGAACGTTTCCCGCTGTCGGGTTCGCTTCCAAGAGATGCCGAACTGCTGAAAAGCGGCTATCGCTATGTGATCGCCGGGCAGTATCTCTGCGTCTATCGGCTGATTGTGGATACTGTGTTCGTCTACCATATCGTGCATGGTGCAAGTAATTACCCTGTTTTGTTCAAACGGCTGCTGCAAGAAGAATTGAAGAGAGAAGATTGA
- a CDS encoding PASTA domain-containing protein yields MEAKRICPYCMGELESRVSVCPHCGGVLAGRNPAGSLPVGTLLAGRYTVGEMQSIDGEGILYRGVENVGRFRVTIKEYMPLTLSAERGTDALLRPKLGSEVLFKTTRMDFADLYRSIQRITPANGLEAVLDVFEENNTVYAVMENPGGIPLQQWLDERPSPVSAETARNMLQPVFDGVAAMHQVGLVHRGICPENIRVLENGRARLTGYATVGLRTAGSGLHEQLYEGYSAPEQYSTTEFEGRYTDEYSLAAVVYRMVCGQSPVPAAQRLVSDSNPRARTLERAVPEYVSDVLWMGLQLSPAERIQTVPQLFRALSSQEYTTELTQTLQQAAPRPQSTEEEERKKHILSLRNLLAAILILLAILTLLIVWGLVNQGLHTAKPAESTPASEPASSLVTEPVNLAPDFVGMNYDSQVRNNNSYAGDYLFYVTMEYSDTVEKGKIIRQTPEAGEVIEKGSTIDLVVSRGPQMVEMPNVAGFTRDGAEQQLAQVGLNASFYPIYNDGSYVSGCVAYCSEEPGAMVEVGSTIIVYMAAEVEAEVPATPPETTTPSAGTTPSAAQTEPPTGGAGTENDTD; encoded by the coding sequence ATGGAAGCAAAACGCATCTGCCCGTACTGCATGGGTGAGCTGGAGAGCCGGGTGTCGGTGTGCCCGCACTGCGGCGGGGTACTGGCCGGGCGCAACCCGGCGGGCAGCCTGCCGGTGGGCACGCTGTTGGCCGGACGGTATACCGTGGGCGAGATGCAGAGCATCGACGGCGAGGGCATCCTGTACCGGGGCGTGGAGAACGTCGGGCGGTTCCGGGTGACCATCAAGGAGTATATGCCCCTGACGCTGTCGGCGGAGCGGGGCACGGACGCGCTGCTCCGGCCCAAGCTGGGCAGCGAGGTGCTGTTCAAGACCACCCGGATGGACTTTGCCGATCTCTACCGCTCCATCCAGCGCATCACCCCCGCAAACGGTCTGGAGGCTGTACTGGACGTGTTCGAGGAGAACAACACCGTCTACGCTGTGATGGAAAACCCCGGCGGCATCCCGCTGCAGCAGTGGCTGGATGAGCGCCCTAGCCCGGTTTCAGCGGAGACGGCCCGCAATATGCTGCAGCCTGTGTTTGACGGCGTGGCGGCCATGCATCAGGTGGGGCTGGTGCACCGGGGCATCTGCCCGGAAAACATCCGGGTGCTGGAAAACGGCCGGGCACGCCTGACGGGCTACGCCACCGTGGGGCTGCGCACGGCGGGCAGCGGCCTGCACGAGCAGCTGTACGAGGGCTACTCGGCACCGGAGCAGTATTCCACCACCGAATTCGAGGGCCGTTACACCGACGAATACAGCCTTGCCGCCGTGGTCTACCGGATGGTCTGCGGGCAGAGCCCTGTTCCTGCGGCACAGAGGCTGGTGTCGGACTCCAACCCCCGCGCCCGCACGCTGGAACGGGCGGTGCCGGAGTATGTTTCGGATGTGCTTTGGATGGGCTTGCAGCTCAGTCCTGCCGAGCGCATCCAGACTGTGCCCCAGCTGTTCCGGGCACTGAGCAGCCAGGAGTATACCACGGAGCTTACCCAGACTCTGCAGCAGGCCGCGCCGCGCCCTCAGTCCACCGAGGAGGAGGAACGGAAAAAGCATATCCTCAGCCTGCGCAACCTGCTGGCGGCCATCCTGATCCTGCTGGCCATCCTGACATTGCTCATCGTGTGGGGGCTGGTGAATCAGGGGCTGCACACCGCAAAGCCTGCGGAATCCACCCCGGCCTCCGAACCGGCCAGCTCGCTGGTGACAGAGCCGGTGAATCTGGCCCCTGACTTTGTGGGGATGAACTACGATTCGCAGGTGCGCAACAACAACAGCTATGCCGGGGATTACCTGTTCTATGTGACCATGGAATACAGTGATACTGTGGAAAAAGGCAAGATCATCCGTCAGACCCCTGAAGCCGGAGAGGTCATCGAAAAGGGCAGCACCATCGATCTGGTGGTCAGCCGCGGCCCGCAGATGGTGGAGATGCCCAACGTGGCAGGCTTTACCCGGGACGGCGCGGAGCAGCAGCTGGCGCAGGTGGGGCTGAATGCGAGCTTCTATCCCATTTATAACGATGGCTCTTATGTTTCGGGCTGTGTGGCCTATTGCAGCGAGGAGCCCGGTGCCATGGTGGAGGTCGGCTCGACCATCATCGTCTATATGGCGGCAGAGGTCGAGGCCGAGGTGCCCGCCACCCCGCCCGAGACCACGACCCCTTCTGCCGGTACCACACCGTCTGCCGCGCAGACGGAGCCGCCGACCGGTGGGGCCGGTACCGAAAACGATACGGATTGA
- the yfmH gene encoding EF-P 5-aminopentanol modification-associated protein YfmH: MPEQNTNRALTEAAADEWKVLPSGLTVLVRPMPGYSGTHVIYATRFGSIDRDFRVDGREVHLPAGVAHFLEHKMFEDEDGDAFAKFAKTGANANAFTSFDRTCYLFTATEQLDESLDVLLGMVGRPYFTEQTIAKEQGIIGQEIKMYDDSADWRLITGLCECLYHSHPIRSDIAGTVESIAEITPEMLYDCCKAFYAPNNMVLAAAGSTSMEQILAACARHGLMEARPVERVQRLWTEEPMTLAAAEKTITMPVSKPCFGIGFKEQPLQHDDLRSEILYDLILCCISGGMSRLYRKLYDEGLTNPGFGGEVLRVDGCCCILFTGESDVPDTVKQLLLEEIRRIRAEGVDREIFTLCKNEKYGQLIENLENVEDSASQMADFALSGQTVAQQIATLAALTAEDADAALQKILSEERMAVMYIQPDGTAGEEPDDEEEMEE, translated from the coding sequence ATGCCTGAACAGAACACGAACCGTGCCCTGACCGAGGCCGCCGCCGATGAGTGGAAGGTGCTGCCCTCGGGCCTGACGGTGCTGGTGCGGCCCATGCCGGGCTATTCCGGCACTCATGTCATCTATGCCACCCGCTTTGGCTCCATCGACCGGGATTTCCGGGTGGACGGCAGGGAAGTGCACCTGCCCGCCGGTGTGGCGCATTTTCTGGAACACAAGATGTTTGAGGATGAGGACGGCGATGCCTTTGCAAAGTTCGCCAAGACCGGTGCCAATGCCAATGCCTTTACCAGCTTTGACCGCACCTGCTACCTGTTTACCGCCACCGAGCAGCTGGACGAAAGCCTGGATGTGCTGCTGGGCATGGTGGGCCGGCCCTACTTTACTGAGCAGACCATCGCCAAGGAGCAGGGCATCATCGGGCAGGAGATCAAAATGTATGATGACAGCGCCGACTGGCGGCTCATCACCGGCCTGTGCGAGTGCCTGTATCACAGCCACCCCATCCGCAGCGACATTGCGGGCACGGTGGAAAGCATTGCAGAGATCACGCCGGAGATGCTGTACGACTGCTGCAAGGCGTTCTATGCCCCCAACAACATGGTGCTGGCCGCCGCAGGCAGCACCAGCATGGAGCAGATCCTGGCGGCCTGTGCGCGCCACGGCCTGATGGAAGCGCGCCCGGTGGAGCGGGTGCAGCGGCTCTGGACAGAGGAACCCATGACGCTGGCCGCTGCCGAAAAGACCATTACAATGCCGGTGTCCAAGCCCTGCTTCGGCATCGGCTTCAAGGAGCAGCCGCTGCAGCATGACGACCTGCGCAGCGAGATCCTGTATGACCTCATCCTCTGCTGCATCTCTGGCGGCATGTCGAGGCTCTACCGGAAGCTCTATGATGAGGGCCTGACCAATCCCGGCTTTGGCGGGGAGGTGCTCCGGGTGGACGGTTGCTGCTGCATCCTGTTCACCGGCGAGAGCGATGTGCCCGACACCGTGAAGCAGCTGCTGCTGGAGGAGATCCGGCGCATCCGTGCTGAGGGCGTGGACCGGGAGATCTTTACCCTGTGCAAGAATGAAAAATACGGCCAGCTGATCGAAAATCTGGAGAACGTGGAGGACTCGGCCAGCCAGATGGCAGACTTTGCCCTCAGCGGCCAGACCGTGGCCCAGCAGATCGCCACGCTGGCGGCGCTGACGGCAGAGGATGCCGACGCAGCGCTGCAGAAGATCCTGAGCGAGGAGCGGATGGCTGTGATGTACATCCAGCCCGACGGCACGGCCGGGGAAGAGCCGGACGATGAGGAGGAGATGGAAGAATGA
- a CDS encoding Mini-ribonuclease 3 — MNESETIDPRELNPLALAFVGDSVLELLVRTRLARHHRMSAGKLNVEKVKYVSARAQFREEQLLEPLFTEEELAVFKRGRNASKASVAKHASPEEYRASTGFECLLGWLYLTGQMARVEELFDALWQQFDPNQK; from the coding sequence ATGAACGAATCGGAAACCATCGACCCCCGTGAGCTGAATCCGCTGGCGCTGGCCTTTGTGGGGGACAGCGTGCTGGAACTGCTGGTGCGCACCCGTCTGGCACGGCACCACCGGATGTCCGCAGGCAAGCTCAATGTGGAAAAGGTCAAGTATGTCTCTGCCCGGGCACAGTTCCGGGAGGAGCAGCTGTTGGAGCCGCTCTTCACAGAGGAGGAGCTGGCCGTGTTCAAGCGGGGCCGCAACGCCAGCAAGGCCAGTGTGGCCAAGCACGCTTCCCCCGAGGAATACCGCGCTTCCACCGGCTTTGAGTGCCTGCTGGGCTGGCTCTACCTCACCGGGCAGATGGCCCGTGTGGAAGAGCTGTTCGATGCCCTGTGGCAGCAGTTTGACCCGAACCAGAAATAA
- the rpmA gene encoding 50S ribosomal protein L27 gives MAHKKGVGSTKNGRDSAAQRLGTKRADGQFVLAGNILVRQRGTHIMPGENVGKGSDDTLFALVDGTVRFERVGKSGKKCSVKQ, from the coding sequence ATGGCACATAAAAAGGGCGTAGGCAGCACCAAGAACGGCCGCGATTCCGCAGCACAGCGTCTGGGCACCAAGCGTGCAGACGGTCAGTTCGTTCTGGCCGGCAACATCCTGGTTCGTCAGCGTGGCACCCACATCATGCCGGGTGAGAACGTTGGCAAGGGCAGCGATGACACCCTGTTTGCTCTGGTTGACGGCACTGTCCGTTTTGAGCGCGTGGGCAAGAGCGGCAAGAAGTGCAGCGTGAAGCAGTAA
- the rplU gene encoding 50S ribosomal protein L21 — MYAIIVTGGKQYRVEQGDIVYIEKLDVEADSEVKFDQVLAIGEEGSVKVGAPVVEGASVSAKVIKNGKGKKLNIITYRAKKHSARRMGHRQPYTKVEITAING, encoded by the coding sequence ATGTACGCAATCATTGTTACCGGCGGTAAGCAGTACCGCGTGGAGCAGGGCGACATCGTCTACATCGAAAAGCTGGACGTTGAGGCCGACTCCGAAGTGAAGTTTGATCAGGTTCTCGCTATTGGCGAGGAGGGTTCTGTCAAGGTTGGCGCTCCCGTTGTTGAGGGCGCTTCCGTTTCTGCCAAGGTCATCAAGAATGGCAAGGGCAAGAAGCTGAACATCATCACCTATCGCGCAAAGAAGCACAGTGCTCGCCGCATGGGCCATCGTCAGCCCTACACCAAGGTTGAGATCACTGCGATCAACGGCTAA
- a CDS encoding YebC/PmpR family DNA-binding transcriptional regulator, which translates to MSGHSKWNNIKRKKEKTDGARAKVFTKIGREISVAVRDGGPNPASNSKLADLIAKAKRMSVPNDNIQRIIKKAEGGDKTEFEAITYEGYGPGGVAVMVETLTDNRNRTAADLRHYFDKNGGNLGAMGCVAFLFSQKGVIDISLEDKDADEAMMDALDAGAEDFDAGEEAAEITTDPENYSAVVKAMEEKGYEILSDDLAMVPMTTTRLTDPDQLKAMGKLLDALEDNDDVQNVWHSLENEEDLPE; encoded by the coding sequence ATGTCTGGACATAGCAAATGGAACAACATTAAGCGCAAGAAGGAAAAGACCGATGGCGCAAGAGCAAAGGTCTTTACCAAGATCGGCCGCGAGATCAGCGTTGCCGTCCGTGACGGCGGCCCCAACCCGGCTTCCAACAGCAAGCTGGCAGACCTGATCGCCAAGGCAAAGCGCATGAGCGTGCCCAACGATAACATCCAGCGCATCATCAAGAAGGCTGAGGGCGGTGACAAGACCGAGTTCGAGGCCATCACCTACGAGGGCTACGGCCCTGGCGGCGTTGCTGTCATGGTCGAGACCCTGACCGACAACCGCAACCGTACCGCTGCCGACCTGCGCCACTACTTCGACAAGAACGGCGGCAACCTGGGCGCTATGGGCTGTGTGGCCTTCCTGTTCAGCCAGAAGGGTGTCATTGACATCTCTCTGGAGGACAAGGATGCCGATGAGGCCATGATGGATGCTCTGGATGCCGGTGCCGAGGACTTTGATGCAGGCGAAGAGGCTGCTGAGATCACCACCGATCCCGAGAACTACTCCGCTGTGGTCAAGGCCATGGAAGAGAAGGGCTACGAGATCCTGAGCGACGACCTGGCCATGGTCCCCATGACCACCACCCGTCTGACCGACCCCGATCAGCTCAAGGCAATGGGCAAGCTGCTGGATGCCCTGGAGGACAACGACGATGTCCAGAACGTCTGGCACAGCCTCGAGAACGAAGAGGACCTGCCGGAATAA
- a CDS encoding type II toxin-antitoxin system Phd/YefM family antitoxin, translating into MIIKSSTALRNDYGSISNLAHGAGEPIYITKNGEGDLVVMSIEAFEQREEALKLRAKLEAAEQGRLAGAPAYTLEDSRKRLEEIYRRG; encoded by the coding sequence ATGATTATTAAGTCGTCTACGGCGCTTCGCAATGACTACGGTTCCATTTCAAATCTGGCGCACGGAGCGGGCGAGCCAATCTACATTACAAAAAATGGAGAGGGTGACCTTGTTGTGATGAGCATTGAAGCATTCGAACAGCGGGAAGAGGCGTTGAAACTCCGGGCAAAGCTGGAAGCAGCGGAACAGGGAAGGCTTGCTGGTGCTCCGGCTTACACGCTGGAGGATTCCAGAAAACGGCTGGAGGAGATCTATCGTCGTGGCTAA